The Aureitalea marina genome includes a window with the following:
- a CDS encoding VOC family protein, producing the protein MQLGNFSLSLTVKDIHVSLEFYQKLGFTKFHGDIEQNWLILKNGNCTIGLFQGMFPKNILTFNPGWDDQANPLGNFTDVRDLQAQIQAAGIKIHTPVSDQTNTGPGSLILEDPDGNPILIDQHV; encoded by the coding sequence ATGCAACTAGGAAACTTCTCATTAAGTTTAACCGTCAAGGACATCCATGTTTCTTTGGAATTTTATCAAAAACTTGGTTTTACCAAATTTCATGGAGATATCGAACAGAATTGGCTCATTCTAAAGAATGGTAACTGTACCATAGGGCTCTTCCAGGGAATGTTTCCCAAGAATATCCTGACGTTCAACCCAGGCTGGGACGATCAAGCCAATCCTTTAGGTAATTTTACAGATGTCAGGGATTTACAAGCTCAAATACAAGCTGCTGGAATTAAAATTCATACGCCGGTTTCGGACCAGACCAATACTGGCCCAGGGAGTCTTATCCTGGAAGACCCTGATGGCAATCCTATACTGATAGACCAGCACGTCTGA